The genomic window AAAGGTAAAATGCAGGCAACAAAAGCCTTTGtcttgggaaaaaaatcatttctaaaTTATGTATAATAGCTCAGCTCACAgggcagcacaacacaacaggaGCATGGTCTACTCGTTTGACACAAGTGCTTGCCACTGTCGTCAGCTGTTTGAAAGATGAATAATTTAAGGACCTGCTGTGTTTGGTTAGAGATGTCCGGTCCCTTTACACATTTGATTAGTCTAGGTCAGTCAGAAGACATGGGAAAATATGAtactcaaaaacaaataataaatatttagaggacaaaagacaaaaaaaacgacTTCTGACGACctcagagaggaacagactTTCAACACACTTGTGAACTGCCTCAGGgagtcatttgtaaaatgtcCAGCTTAACAACCAGTAAGTTCTCTGCAATACCAGcatgacacagagatgacacacGCCAGATGACTGGATATGAAAAGTTGACATGTGGTTCAACAATAAAAACCCTCTTTGTAAAGAATACGGCTGGAAAATGATGAGGATTGGTCAATGAGCATTTTTACCTCGCAGTTACACAATGATCATACTATTAGTATAGAGTCTTTCAAAGGATTTCAAAACTATCTCACAAAGGCTTCACCTGGTCTAAAAAGTTCAATGTTAAAAGCAAGATGACTTGGAAAAGCAACAacgacaacagaaaacaaacctgCAGGTGTCACACTCATATCCTTCCCTTAATCCTGTAGTAGGTTGGAGAGCAATGTTAATGAATTCTGACCAATATGCAAggtcattttaaacaaatggtgaataaatgaacacattctTTTTCAGCTGCCTATGGGCTAATAGTTCAGTGATCTGTGGATTTCACAAGGTCACAGTGCTGTAGCACTGCGTCATGGTAGATACCCATTACACGTCTCAGCCCAccatgcgcgcacacgcatgctcacacacacacacacacacacacacacacacacatgcacgcatccATGCACCTGAACAttcataagcacacacacactgcaacacaaacccaaacactacagacacacatactctaacacacacacaagcactgtgagacaaacacaaacaaacagtacacaCGTAACAGCACACCAGTTTTAGCATACTCTTCAGTTTATCTCTGTAGAACAGCATACCATGCAGTAAAGAACACACTAGTGGGTCAACAGAGGAtggagcagacacacacagtagctGTGGCCTCTTTGGAGAAGACTGATTAAGCATGTTGTCGTATATCAATAGCAGTTTCGTTtgttttcacaaagaaaaagcagaaagcaACAATCAAGCAGAAGGATGTCATCAAGGTTTCTAGGCAACAAgaccagaaggaaaaaaaagaactaaagcCATCGTAtgcaaaaatgtttcatatacTGTACTGCTCTATAATAAAAAGAACATATACATAAAAGAGGTTGGAATATAACCACAAACAGATTCAGAGTTTTCTATTTGTGACCTCTCTAAATGGACAGGAAACATGACATAAACAGGAAACATGACATAAATCTTTATTGACTGCAGATGTTTGGATAATATATTTGTCAGACTGAAGAATGGAGACTGCCCAAGGGAAAGTACAAAaatttatattcagtttataGAGTTTATATTCAGTATATTACAGTAATAAATATCATTATGTGTAATTATTGACACATCAGTACAACTGCAAGCTAcggtgcatttgtgtttttcatgctCTTCTTTTCTGGAGAATTAGGTGCAgataacattaaaaacatatgcAGATATGAGCCTTTGGTCTTACCAATCCAAATCTCTTTCTTCCAAAATGCCACACCATCAGGAGACCTTCAAGTGCCCCCAAGGAATTCTCTGAAAACATGGAATTGTTTCCATCAGTTAAATATTAAACTACATTCTCTCTGCCCTGTAtccatttatttaatttttacacTGGGAGAGATGggcctgttttctttgttcctcATTTGCTACAttaaattttgtgtttttctcacaaaaactAACCATGCCctatatgttttaaattactTTGTCTCAGTCagccttctctccctcccagaTGTGTTGATATCTCATAAAAGATTTTGACGTGTTGTAATTTTAATCCTAGTGTTTTAAGAGAAGCAAATTAAAGATAAATCAAGTTGACAAGAGTAATCTttgaatacatttacatatgagCCACAGCATATGTTTAAATAACAACACAGTGGGTGCTCTATATTTTCATAAGTAATTGTCCTTAAGAGGCATTCTGAAGCCTGAGTGCTTAGTGTTGTTAATATCTAACTACAATGCACTGCACAGAGGGCAGCTTCCAGTCAGGTCTCCTTAATGAAATCTCAATGGATCTGCAGTCAGTGGAAACCTCCTGGGTGTCCCGGAACACAAACCACTCCGTGGGGATCTGCAGAGCTGGGAAGGATGCTGGTATTAGCATCCAGTAAACAGGTGAGGCAAGTGAGAACGGCGGCAGTCTGCGAAGCTTTGGCTTATTAAACTGTTTACTGTTTGCTGCTTTACTTCTTTCTTAGGGCTGTAAATGCTGCTGAACCCATTGcctttctctgttctttgtgtgcttgataactttgtttttgtgctcCACTCTGTTGTTGATCAGTCGTTTCTCACTATTTTGGTAGGTCGTGGACCGAATTACTGTAAATTTAGATGCGTATTATTTCTGCAAACCAGTGTCAACGGGAAAAAGTAGTATTGCTTTAATCACCCATTCTTCGCTAGTTTACAGGTGCTGTTCACAATCCTTACTTTACCAGCTGAACTTTAAGTGCTGTTTCTTCTTTCTAGAACTCTTTGACCATGGTGAATATTACCTATTTAGATGGATTTCAGTACATATATGAACACCATCAGAATGGGTGTCTTTCTGCGTTTTTTCTGTGCTTTATAATTAAACTGTccacaaaaaaagtttcaagaTGCATGAACACGCTACTGTCTTTTGGTTCATATATTGATAAATCCACTTATCCtcacaaaaaaagtctgtaatACTATGGACAGAATCCATCGCACATGCTCTGCTATACAGTCATATAAATCCAACTGAAAGGTATATACTGTATGAGCGACTTATAGTCAAACGAAGGGTTAGCTTACAATGGTAACCACCGAATCTGCCACGACGCAGATGACACCTTTGAGTAATTAAGACGGAATCTCTGATATCGACGTATCATTACGTGTTTGCAATTCTTCACGCTAAAATTCCCACTaaacttacatttttttatgaaatacCTTATCTGAGAATAAAATTGTGATCACTGGTCTAATTCGAGAGGGCAAAATTTCTCCTACTACCATGAAGGATTTCATCAAATAGTACCGAAGCATGAAAATATTGTTCACTCACCAGAAACATGCTCCATTCATAAGACAACCGAAATCCTCCGAGACAGGGCGGATCACCGCGTCCTTTTACAACAATACAGCAAGAGAAATCAGTCAGGTCCTTACATGcgcgctctccctctctctctctctctctctctctctcacacacacacacacacacacacacacacgccctttCTCCCTACGTATACCGTCGCAATTGGCAGTAAAACGTCTTTCTGTAGCAAGAGGTAAGCCCTTTTTTCCGCATCTCTCAACCTACAATTCCATGCAGTCTACGGTTCTGCACCGCAGTATTGACGGAAGACATGAAGACATAGAGAAATTGTCAGTCTGAAGTCAGTCTAAAACCTACATTTACAGATTCTTTGTTCCTGAATCTAGCAGCCTCGAACTGCATTTGTATGGAGCTGGATTATTATAGCAAGTGAATCAAATGATATGACGTCTTAGCGAAGCTCCTTATATGTTAAATAGGTGAGGTGCCATGGAAACCGAGCACTAAACAAATTTAGTCAAAGAAATAGGCCTATATCACATCATTGGAAAGTATTAAGAAAATTATGGAAAATGTGTATTGTAATATATGccgaaaatgaaactgaacctATCAAATTCAACAAATAAAACCAGATATTTTTAGAGTAACACTAGTAACCATCCTTGGACTTCAGTGGAACACAAATTTCCAGATCAGTATTGGTTTTCTTTGTTAACttaaacatttgatttgatCAAAGTGAGTTCATGATTTTAACGGCGTATTCTGATTTGAATTATAGTGCTAGCAGAATAAAAAATGTCCGAGTTTGCATTGAGTTGAAAAGCGGACCATTCTAAGGCGTTTCGGTGAATGTCATTCTTGCCACCTTTACAGGTCTAGCACAAATTTTCGTATGTATATCACACTTACAAATCTGAAATACTATGGACTGTTGTCCAGTGAAGTGCTATAGCCTGCTGTTAACACATTTCACCAAGGTGGGCAAAGAGGGTACGCTCCAGCAATAAGACAGTGTTGCAATGCATGGTAAAAGACAGGAATTTCATCACATGAAGGGAGATATGCAGGTTTATTAAAGAAATTGCCGCGTTACATCAACCACTGGTGCACTTCAGCTTCATAAGGCATGACAACAGTAAGTCATCTTGAACGAGAACAaacaaccattcacacacaataTCATAGCCATTTTATTTAACTGTCTTACCGAATCCTCTCAGACAACAACGTTAATCGTCAAAGAGGGCAATAACTTAACCATCCGTTCCGTTCATCTCGGTAACTTCTATTAAATAATAGTAAAGTTTTGTTCATACATTAATTGTTTACTTTATTACGTGTGGCTAAAAATATTCTTTGACGTAAAGATGTCTGTGTGAATGCGATTTGACAAATCAGCCTTATTCGCTGCATCATCTTGAAGGTTCACCTGAACTCTGCCAAATAAAACTATAACTGAACAGCAACTAGCATTTATAGTACAGAAACTGTTGTGTTATGTCGACCCCATGCGGATAATGTGTCTGACACCCGGACTGAAGTAAATTAACACATTTATGAAATTTTAACACCctcttttcaaatcaaaatgtcaGTGTATTCTGGAAAAATTAAAGATATCTATAAATTGTGCAAACTATAGACAAACTGAAATATGCTTGAACGCTGAAGTACGCTAGGCCTGTTACGCTACTGAATATTACATAGCCTTCTGTAAAATCAGAAACTATATAAAAATCAGGGTAAACCGCACGCAATCCAATGACTTCCACAGAGACCAAACCGTTGATTTAAAGTAGGACTGGGATTTGAGCCAATTTCTACCCAAACTGCTGCTGGTGTACGACACAACGCCCCTCTAGTGCGTCGCAAAGTTGAATAAAGTTCAGCAGTTGTCAGCACTCAGGAATCGCCCGTCATCTGACTGCGGCGGCCAGTTGCACACATCGTGGGTGGTCTGTGGGCGCAGTGGCTCATCCCAATTATaggaaaaaaggttttgttctttttttcggTTTGATGCCATGTATTATTTTCGTTCACAACGTTAAGACTTGAATACATATTTCACTCACAAGTACCATCTCCTAAAAGAACAACGTAGGATGACCGTGCATTTTACTGCAGGCGCGATTCTGTCAACAACGGGTGTCTGTACTGGAGGAGTGTCCAAATCCTTGAACGCTGCGAACAGCGAGCTGATATTTCAGAATGTATACAGAGGGGCGTTCTAAGGGGGAACAAAGGCATGCTCAGGTCTATACATTGCACTCGCTTGAACACACCACAGGATGAATGACGTGCGATGTACTTAAATGAACCAGGAACGCCTGTAATTGTATATACCAACAGTTAGGGACGCTGTCCTTAAAGAATCGGACCATCGGCGCGACTCCACAGGTTCCCGTTGCGTGCAGTTTCTGGTAAGATCAATACGACTGGGCTGTCTTTTATCATATGTCCAACGTAATTAATTAACAATGGTATTTGAACTACAGTGCACAGGGATAACTGATCACTGAAGGAATGGGAGCAAAATCCAACATATGTCCCACTGACTGAactaaattacattaaaatcattaatcGCTAAGTCTAATTAATGCCTGGCTTTAGGAAAAATAGGATCGCTTACTGTAAGAGTGAATAGAATCATCCCAACTGAAATGATCTGTTTGTCACTGCAACCGATGTTGACGCATTGAAGCCTATTATTTGTTAAGGTTCtttcaaatgtaaatgcaaCCAGTTTCAAATGACTCAGCAAAAAATATCGAATATGGGAAGAAAATCCACTTTATTAAACCAGTTTTGAAAAGCTATTGAAAAGTTCTAAAAGAATATTTACGCGCATTATGTTAACAACTATGTAGCATTCGCACTGAATCGGCGAGAAGTTCATAGAACGGGAGTTGCCTGTCTTGCACGTAGCGTTATCACATTCAATAAAAAACAGACTACAAGATTCCGAAACAGCCGTTCGGCTCTTGACGCCAACGTTTTCATTTCCTCGAATGTAAAAGGAGACCGCGAGTGTGTAAGGTATTGCGCAATTTTTCAAAATCTCTGTCTAACCATTCTTTTCGTAATTTTTCTGTGTCTAGAACTAAAAACGTCATGACTGCAAGGGTTTTAAACTGGCACAAGGCTCCATGGAGGCTCTACCCAGGAGTTTGTTGTCCTGTAAACAGCTACCTTCACACGAGCGGTTGCTCGGCCGCTAAAGAGCACTATAAGGTGGTTGTGCTTGGAGGGGGAAGTGGTGGCATAGCAATGGGTGCCCGCATGAAAAGGAAGGTTGGCGCAGCGAACGTGGCCATCGTTGAACCCAGCGAGGTGAGAAGAAAACAGGATGACACTATTCGTCGGTAATATGACGCTAAGAAGGCACACTGCTAATTTCACGTTCAACCAGTCCCAGTATCTGTTACTAGAATCGTACGTGCGTGCTTTAGTCATGTGAACTTAGCTGAACTATTATTGCACAGTACAGACTGTAAGCATTCATGGAGTACCGTGCTGTACCCGTGTCTGGTACACGAAATATTGTAGCATTTATTTATAGAAAATAGGATCCATACATTCACATGCGGATACACTAAAGGGCTGTATACTTAACGCAGGAACAGATTTGTTCATTCGTAGTGAAATGATTTGATGCACACAGAGTAGTAATTGGACCACTTCGTGATGAGTAACGTTTAATATTGCTGaaatgtatgtgaatgagtTGTTCCTCCCCAATTtggttcagtctgtgttttgatCGGTCAGGCTTGTTTtgggttaaaaataaaaaagaaaagaaaagaggaaagaaagaaggggaaaatggctgtgttgttgtgtcaaGTGAAAGTGAGGATTAGTTTTTGTTCTTGCTCTCACCTCTACGGTATGCATTTGAAATCCATATCTGTAATCTTGGATTCATATTACATTAAGGCTGCAAAGTTGGCAAGTGGAGGATTATGTTAACTCCACCAGGGACCTCCCTGAGGACATTGTCttttcgttcctttttttttaattctttttttcccccgaagCCTTCGTTATCTCACATCTGATTTGTACAAATGATGATGCAAACACAACAAGGACAGTGTTGAGCATATAGAAAACCCTGATAACAACCCAAGTGGCCTCAGTAAGTCCCTTAATAGAATATCTTCCAAGAATATGCAACTGAAGGTTATAAATGAGATCAGGAACAAGTCATGGTCTAAGTAGCTTCATTTTGACAATAGTGTTATCATGGCTACACATACAGAGTAGACCATGTAGAAAAAGATAACTGACTAAACAGGTGCACAAGCTTGTCCCCGTGACATAGTGTTGAATTTCCAATTGAGTGTAGTCTGTCTAATCTCTGTATTGCAGTTAATAACATATACTGAAATACTGTGGCTTTGATCTATTATAGATGCATTACTACCAGCCCATCTGGACATTAGTTGGAGCGGGGGCCAAAAACGTAGGCTCATCTGGCCGGCCCACTGCCAACGTGATACCTTCTGGTGTGAAGTGGGTGAAATCAAGTGTGAAGGAATTCAGCCCTGACAAGAACACCATCCGCACAGCGAATGGGACAGAGGTAGGACTGAGGACAAAGTTTGCCGATATCAAGATAAGCTCACCTCTTGACTTTCTTAATTAGTTTTAAATGATACAAGTTATCTTTGaagtgacagagtgtgtgttgttttagacaAAAATAGGATTATGACAGCAGCTGATCTGACAGCATAAATAGATTTGAATAATTaactcagtgtctgtgtggagttctTATTGTCAGGATCGAAACCATAAGATGATTGTACTGCATGTTTGTAAATGATCATCTAGATACTCATTTTGATTGGAATGCTTTCTGAAACAGAATCAATGATATGAGCAAAGGTTATGTCATTTGATATCAAGAGAATAGTGCTATTCTGTCATTAAAGAATCTTTACCTTTGCAGTGAGTACTTAAGAGAAGAAACTTAGAATGAATGTCTATCTCTTTTACTTTGATTGAATGTCTATCTGTTTGAGATAGACATTCGTTGAATTGTTTATCTCTTCGAATGGCTACCTCTTCTACTTTGCAGATTTCTTATGAATATTTGATAGTGGCCCTTGGCATCCAGCTACACTATGAAAAGGTAATGTAGATGCAGATATTACATACATTTCACTTGTTGTTCATTACTCTGATAATCACTACTTTCATTTGCCACAACTATCACACTCCATTTCTTTCCACTGAAGCTGTCTGATGTCTTAAGgtcaacacattttatttagttataGATGAAATGTCTAAGTGAAAAAGTCCGATCTCTGTGGCTTTTATGTACCTCAAAGAAAGTACTAAACAGTGGTTCCCTCTTAGGCAGTTTAGTAGGCATTACTACTGTACATTGACTGCTGCCCAGCTCAGCTCACAGTTTTTCTACAGTTCAGTGGTATCACATTAGTGTGACTCACTTAGACTTGCTATCAAACTAGCAATGAATGATCTGTATTTTATTCTGTGGACCTTTGCAATAACCAGGTAACAACAAATGCTTGTGTTATTAGTCATGGCCTTCCTTATTATTTCACCTcctccattttttatttttatactgtattattcataaataaatatgtaacatACCTTTGTCATGATGTGGTCTTAAAAATGACCAAATAAAGGAATATCTAAACACAGCCATACATATAGATGCTACTTGATGATAAAGCACCgtattcattcattaataaatACCAAAttatttaaactttaaacttttttaactttaattaaGAGTTTAATACTTCATCTCATTCCCTTATGTGACAaaatctgctctttctctctctctctctctctcgctctctctctctgtctctctctctctctctttatatatatatatatatatatatatatatatatatacatattgcTAGCTCTTTAAGGTTTATCTGTGATATTATAACAGTTGATTGTTTTTCTTGACATAACAGATCAAAGGCCTTCCAGAGGGTTTTGAACACCCAAAAATTGGCTCAAACTACTCATTGCAGACAGTCGAAAAGACCTGGAATGCACTCAGAAACTTCAAGGAGGGAaatgctgtcttttcttttcctaatACACCAGTCAAGTGTGCTGGGGCACCACAGAAGATCATGTACCTCTCAGATGCTTACCTTAGAAAGGTACCAATGGGACATACTCATTGAATCTGCCATGACATAATCTGTGTGCTTGTATATTACTCGTCTTGGAATGtaaatttttttgttaattgtGAGTCAACCTGCTCACTTTCACATAcccttaaaaataaaatatgaatgctATGGCAGACAGAATTACATTTTTAGACAAAGAGTTTCTCCAGTTCTGGGCTAGAACTGCGTTCAGAATGCAGTTTAGTGCAGTGCTAGGCTCAATACTTGTCTGAGATACCCTCTGataacatacaaagacacaggtCTTACAACACTGGTGATCTCTctcaaagacaggaaaaaggTCGAAGGCCAACATTATATACAACACGTCATTGCCAGTGCTGTTCGGTGTCAAGAAATACGCTGATGCTTTGTGGGATATTGTGAAGGCCCGTGACTTAAACGTTAACCTCAGGCACAATCTCATTGAGGTCAGAGCAGACAAACAGGAAGCAGTGTTTGAGAACCTCGACAACCCCGGT from Chanos chanos chromosome 2, fChaCha1.1, whole genome shotgun sequence includes these protein-coding regions:
- the LOC115805160 gene encoding sulfide:quinone oxidoreductase, mitochondrial-like, yielding MTARVLNWHKAPWRLYPGVCCPVNSYLHTSGCSAAKEHYKVVVLGGGSGGIAMGARMKRKVGAANVAIVEPSEMHYYQPIWTLVGAGAKNVGSSGRPTANVIPSGVKWVKSSVKEFSPDKNTIRTANGTEISYEYLIVALGIQLHYEKIKGLPEGFEHPKIGSNYSLQTVEKTWNALRNFKEGNAVFSFPNTPVKCAGAPQKIMYLSDAYLRKTGKRSKANIIYNTSLPVLFGVKKYADALWDIVKARDLNVNLRHNLIEVRADKQEAVFENLDNPGETKVFEYEMLHVTPPMGPPSALKGSLLEDEGGWLDVNKETLQHKKYPNVFGIGDCTNLPTSKTAAAVAAQSAVLDRTITKVMKNGQPDKKYDGYTSCPLVTSYKSVILAEFDYNGQPLETFPVDQSKESRVMFHMKADVMPHLYWHGLLKGLWGGPGPYRTMMHLGMK